A single region of the Bacillus cereus genome encodes:
- a CDS encoding RCC1 domain-containing protein, protein MDSILAKEVVLKVKRWPKDTIAAGRCHTVGLKSDGTMIAVGRNKEGECNVSGWRDIVSVAAGNVHMATNTGNAHTIGLKCDSTVVAVGWNKHDQCDVNDWHNIVSVAAGWRRTIGLKADGTVIAVGRNKEGECNVSGWCDIVAVAVGDWHTVGLKLDGTVTTVGNNRYGQCNVSGWRGMVALAAGYLHTVGLKSDGTVMAVGNNKHGQCDVSSWRDIVEIAAGSKHTVALKSDGTVVAMGSNEYGQCNVSNWSDIVAIAAGCAHTVGLTSDGTVVAVGDNTYGQCDVSSWCNIRLPGK, encoded by the coding sequence ATGGATTCCATTTTAGCGAAAGAAGTGGTATTAAAAGTGAAACGGTGGCCTAAAGATACGATTGCAGCGGGGCGTTGTCATACTGTTGGCCTAAAATCGGATGGCACGATGATAGCAGTGGGCCGAAATAAAGAAGGAGAATGTAATGTAAGTGGCTGGCGTGATATTGTATCGGTCGCAGCGGGCAATGTCCATATGGCGACGAACACGGGTAATGCTCATACAATCGGTCTTAAATGTGACAGTACTGTGGTAGCAGTGGGTTGGAATAAGCATGACCAATGTGATGTAAACGATTGGCATAATATTGTATCGGTTGCGGCGGGATGGCGCCGTACCATTGGTCTTAAAGCGGATGGCACGGTGATAGCAGTGGGCCGAAATAAAGAAGGAGAATGTAATGTAAGTGGCTGGTGTGATATTGTGGCGGTCGCGGTGGGTGACTGGCATACAGTCGGTCTTAAATTGGACGGAACGGTGACGACTGTGGGTAATAATCGATATGGCCAATGCAATGTAAGTGGCTGGCGTGGTATGGTGGCGTTGGCGGCAGGTTATCTTCATACTGTGGGTCTGAAATCGGATGGCACGGTGATGGCTGTCGGTAATAATAAACATGGTCAATGTGATGTAAGCAGCTGGCGTGATATTGTGGAAATAGCGGCAGGGAGTAAGCATACAGTCGCTCTTAAATCAGATGGTACTGTAGTGGCAATGGGTTCGAATGAGTATGGTCAATGTAATGTAAGCAATTGGAGTGATATTGTAGCGATAGCGGCGGGGTGTGCACATACCGTCGGCCTTACATCTGACGGCACGGTGGTAGCAGTAGGTGATAATACATACGGTCAATGCGACGTAAGTAGCTGGTGTAACATCCGATTGCCTGGCAAATAG
- the msrA gene encoding peptide-methionine (S)-S-oxide reductase MsrA, whose protein sequence is MSEKTYELATFAGGCFWCMVKPFDELPGIQKVISGYAGGHIENPTYEQVKSGTSGHLEVVQITFDPSIFPYQKLLDLYWPQIDPTDDGGQFFDRGPSYRTAIFYHNETQKELAEKSKQTLAESGMFKDPIVTEILPAAPFYEAEEYHQHFYKKNPEKYALERKESGREDFIQENWQKK, encoded by the coding sequence ATGTCCGAAAAAACATACGAACTCGCAACCTTCGCTGGTGGCTGCTTTTGGTGCATGGTAAAACCATTTGATGAGCTTCCTGGTATTCAAAAAGTCATTTCTGGTTATGCAGGAGGTCATATAGAAAATCCAACATATGAACAAGTAAAATCAGGGACATCTGGACATTTAGAAGTCGTCCAAATTACATTTGATCCTTCTATTTTCCCGTATCAAAAATTACTAGATTTATATTGGCCACAAATCGATCCGACTGATGATGGCGGACAATTTTTTGACCGTGGTCCCTCTTACCGCACAGCAATTTTTTATCATAATGAAACACAAAAAGAGCTTGCTGAAAAATCGAAGCAAACGCTAGCAGAAAGCGGTATGTTTAAAGATCCTATTGTGACTGAAATTCTTCCTGCTGCACCTTTTTATGAAGCAGAAGAGTACCACCAACATTTCTATAAAAAGAATCCAGAGAAATATGCTTTAGAGCGTAAAGAATCTGGCCGTGAAGACTTTATTCAAGAAAATTGGCAGAAAAAATAA